In Nicotiana tabacum cultivar K326 chromosome 11, ASM71507v2, whole genome shotgun sequence, a single window of DNA contains:
- the LOC107789318 gene encoding glutathione hydrolase 1 isoform X2, whose protein sequence is MMFIITLLLSKWPCSGFLLLLAFLLLSTRTSTSLAYDRREIIKARHGAVATDDGRCSTIGRDVLREGGHAVDAAVAAALCLGVVSPASSGIGGGAFMLIRTADGKAQAFDMRETAPKKASENMYAGNAALKASGVLSIGVPGEIAGLYKAWKQYGKLSWRRLVRPAAHLAHSGFKISPYLHMQMSKSESDIMSDKGLGDLFTSNGSLLQIGDICYNKQLAKTLRALSAFGIRPFYNGSIGVKLIKDITKSGGILTMKDLQQYQVRIREPISADVMGFKILGMPPPSAGGASMVLILNILAQYGIPMEGPSSLLIHRQIEALKHAFALRMNLGDPDFINIKSVIDDMLSTEFAKQLKKTIYDNMTFSPNHYGGKWNQIHDHGTSHMSIVDSDRNAVSMTSTVNAYFGAKYLSPSTGIVLNNEMDDFSIPEKRSENVPPPAPANFIRPGKRPLSSMTPTIFLKGEQLRAVIGASGGAMIIAGTTEVFLNHFARGMDPFSSVMAPRSYHQLIPNVLQYENWTIVTGDHIEIPATTRAALQKKGHVLQSIAGGTICQFVVQEFKSSKLGELVAVSDPRKGGFPSGF, encoded by the exons ATGATGTTCATCATTA CTTTGTTGTTGTCAAAGTGGCCTTGCTCTGGATTTCTGCTTCTTTTGgcatttctattgttgagcacaAGAACAAGTACTAGTTTAGCATATGATAGACGCGAGATAATAAAGGCGCGCCATGGAGCTGTTGCCACTGATGATGGACGATGCTCGACGATTGGAAGAGATGTTCTACGAGAAGGAGGCCATGCTGTGGATGCAGCAGTGGCTGCAGCTCTTTGCTTGGGAGTTGTTAGTCCGGCGTCTAGTGGCATAGGTGGAGGTGCATTCATGCTAATAAGAACAGCAGATGGAAAGGCTCAAGCCTTTGATATGAGAGAAACTGCTCCCAAGAAAGCCTCTGAG AATATGTACGCAGGAAATGCTGCTCTAAAAGCTAGCGGAGTTCTTTCAATAGGAGTTCCAGGAGAAATTGCTGGTCTTTACAAAGCGTGGAAGCAATATGGAAAGCTTTCATGGAGAAGGCTTGTGAGGCCAGCTGCACATCTAGCTCATAGCGGTTTCAAGATTTCACCATATCTTCACATGCAAATGTCCAAAAGTGAATCAGATATTATGTCCGACAAGGGACTTGGCGACTTGTTCACATCAAATGGCAGCCTTTTGCAGATAGGAGATATATGTTATAACAAACAGCTAGCGAAAACACTTAGAGCGCTTTCCGCATTTGGAATTAGGCCATTTTACAATGGATCTATTGGGGTTAAATTGatcaaagatataacaaaatccgGAGGCATATTAACAATGAAAGACTTGCAGCAGTATCAAGTTAGAATAAGAGAACCTATCTCTGCAGATGTCATGGGATTTAAGATACTTGGTATGCCACCTCCTTCAGCAGGAGGTGCTTCAATGGTGCTA ATACTGAACATTCTTGCACAATATGGAATTCCCATGGAAGGTCCAAGCTCCCTTCTAATTCATCGACAAATCGAAGCGCTGAAACATGCATTTGCACTGAGGATGAACCTCGGCGATCCAGATTTCATTAACATTAAAAGCGTCATAGACGATATGCTGTCAACTGAATTTGCAaaacagttgaagaaaaccatataTGACAACATGACTTTCAGTCCCAATCACTATGGTGGCAA GTGGAATCAAATCCATGATCATGGTACCAGCCACATGTCCATTGTGGACAGTGATCGAAATGCTGTTTCGATGACTAGTACCGTAAATGCTTACTTTGGTGCAAAATATCTATCACCAAGTACAGGGATAGTTCTTAATAATGAAATGGATGACTTCTCGATTCCTGAAAAACGTTCCGAAAATGTTCCACCACCAGCACCTGCAAATTTTATCCGTCCGGGCAAAAGGCCATTGTCATCAATGACACCTACTATTTTTCTCAAG GGTGAACAACTAAGAGCGGTTATTGGTGCAAGTGGAGGAGCAATGATTATTGCTGGTACAACTGAGGTTTTTCTGAATCACTTTGCAAGGGGAATGGATCCCTTCTCTTCTGTAATGGCTCCAAGATCTTACCATCAG TTGATTCCGAATGTACTACAATATGAGAATTGGACAATTGTGACAGGTGACCACATTGAAATTCCAGCAACAACAAGGGCTGCTCTTCAAAAGAAAGGCCATGTACTGCAAAGTATCGCCGGAGGGACAATTTGTCAGTTTGTTGTTCAAGAATTCAAGTCATCAAAGTTGGGGGAGCTTGTAGCTGTAAGTGATCCAAGGAAGGGCGGATTTCCCTCTGGTTTTTAG
- the LOC107789318 gene encoding glutathione hydrolase 1 isoform X4 — translation MMFIITLLLSKWPCSGFLLLLAFLLLSTRTSTSLAYDRREIIKARHGAVATDDGRCSTIGRDVLREGGHAVDAAVAAALCLGVVSPASSGIGGGAFMLIRTADGKAQAFDMRETAPKKASENMYAGNAALKASGVLSIGVPGEIAGLYKAWKQYGKLSWRRLVRPAAHLAHSGFKISPYLHMQMSKSESDIMSDKGLGDLFTSNGSLLQIGDICYNKQLAKTLRALSAFGIRPFYNGSIGVKLIKDITKSGGILTMKDLQQYQVRIREPISADVMGFKILGMPPPSAGGASMVLILNILAQYGIPMEGPSSLLIHRQIEALKHAFALRMNLGDPDFINIKSVIDDMLSTEFAKQLKKTIYDNMTFSPNHYGGKWNQIHDHGTSHMSIVDSDRNAVSMTSTVNAYFGAKYLSPSTGIVLNNEMDDFSIPEKRSENVPPPAPANFIRPGKRPLSSMTPTIFLKGEQLRAVIGASGGAMIIAGTTEVFLNHFARGMDPFSSVMAPRSYHQVTTLKFQQQQGLLFKRKAMYCKVSPEGQFVSLLFKNSSHQSWGSL, via the exons ATGATGTTCATCATTA CTTTGTTGTTGTCAAAGTGGCCTTGCTCTGGATTTCTGCTTCTTTTGgcatttctattgttgagcacaAGAACAAGTACTAGTTTAGCATATGATAGACGCGAGATAATAAAGGCGCGCCATGGAGCTGTTGCCACTGATGATGGACGATGCTCGACGATTGGAAGAGATGTTCTACGAGAAGGAGGCCATGCTGTGGATGCAGCAGTGGCTGCAGCTCTTTGCTTGGGAGTTGTTAGTCCGGCGTCTAGTGGCATAGGTGGAGGTGCATTCATGCTAATAAGAACAGCAGATGGAAAGGCTCAAGCCTTTGATATGAGAGAAACTGCTCCCAAGAAAGCCTCTGAG AATATGTACGCAGGAAATGCTGCTCTAAAAGCTAGCGGAGTTCTTTCAATAGGAGTTCCAGGAGAAATTGCTGGTCTTTACAAAGCGTGGAAGCAATATGGAAAGCTTTCATGGAGAAGGCTTGTGAGGCCAGCTGCACATCTAGCTCATAGCGGTTTCAAGATTTCACCATATCTTCACATGCAAATGTCCAAAAGTGAATCAGATATTATGTCCGACAAGGGACTTGGCGACTTGTTCACATCAAATGGCAGCCTTTTGCAGATAGGAGATATATGTTATAACAAACAGCTAGCGAAAACACTTAGAGCGCTTTCCGCATTTGGAATTAGGCCATTTTACAATGGATCTATTGGGGTTAAATTGatcaaagatataacaaaatccgGAGGCATATTAACAATGAAAGACTTGCAGCAGTATCAAGTTAGAATAAGAGAACCTATCTCTGCAGATGTCATGGGATTTAAGATACTTGGTATGCCACCTCCTTCAGCAGGAGGTGCTTCAATGGTGCTA ATACTGAACATTCTTGCACAATATGGAATTCCCATGGAAGGTCCAAGCTCCCTTCTAATTCATCGACAAATCGAAGCGCTGAAACATGCATTTGCACTGAGGATGAACCTCGGCGATCCAGATTTCATTAACATTAAAAGCGTCATAGACGATATGCTGTCAACTGAATTTGCAaaacagttgaagaaaaccatataTGACAACATGACTTTCAGTCCCAATCACTATGGTGGCAA GTGGAATCAAATCCATGATCATGGTACCAGCCACATGTCCATTGTGGACAGTGATCGAAATGCTGTTTCGATGACTAGTACCGTAAATGCTTACTTTGGTGCAAAATATCTATCACCAAGTACAGGGATAGTTCTTAATAATGAAATGGATGACTTCTCGATTCCTGAAAAACGTTCCGAAAATGTTCCACCACCAGCACCTGCAAATTTTATCCGTCCGGGCAAAAGGCCATTGTCATCAATGACACCTACTATTTTTCTCAAG GGTGAACAACTAAGAGCGGTTATTGGTGCAAGTGGAGGAGCAATGATTATTGCTGGTACAACTGAGGTTTTTCTGAATCACTTTGCAAGGGGAATGGATCCCTTCTCTTCTGTAATGGCTCCAAGATCTTACCATCAG GTGACCACATTGAAATTCCAGCAACAACAAGGGCTGCTCTTCAAAAGAAAGGCCATGTACTGCAAAGTATCGCCGGAGGGACAATTTGTCAGTTTGTTGTTCAAGAATTCAAGTCATCAAAGTTGGGGGAGCTTGTAG
- the LOC107789318 gene encoding glutathione hydrolase 1 isoform X3, which yields MVNGNVRALLLSKWPCSGFLLLLAFLLLSTRTSTSLAYDRREIIKARHGAVATDDGRCSTIGRDVLREGGHAVDAAVAAALCLGVVSPASSGIGGGAFMLIRTADGKAQAFDMRETAPKKASENMYAGNAALKASGVLSIGVPGEIAGLYKAWKQYGKLSWRRLVRPAAHLAHSGFKISPYLHMQMSKSESDIMSDKGLGDLFTSNGSLLQIGDICYNKQLAKTLRALSAFGIRPFYNGSIGVKLIKDITKSGGILTMKDLQQYQVRIREPISADVMGFKILGMPPPSAGGASMVLILNILAQYGIPMEGPSSLLIHRQIEALKHAFALRMNLGDPDFINIKSVIDDMLSTEFAKQLKKTIYDNMTFSPNHYGGKWNQIHDHGTSHMSIVDSDRNAVSMTSTVNAYFGAKYLSPSTGIVLNNEMDDFSIPEKRSENVPPPAPANFIRPGKRPLSSMTPTIFLKGEQLRAVIGASGGAMIIAGTTEVFLNHFARGMDPFSSVMAPRSYHQVTTLKFQQQQGLLFKRKAMYCKVSPEGQFVSLLFKNSSHQSWGSL from the exons ATGGTAAATGGTAATGTTAGAG CTTTGTTGTTGTCAAAGTGGCCTTGCTCTGGATTTCTGCTTCTTTTGgcatttctattgttgagcacaAGAACAAGTACTAGTTTAGCATATGATAGACGCGAGATAATAAAGGCGCGCCATGGAGCTGTTGCCACTGATGATGGACGATGCTCGACGATTGGAAGAGATGTTCTACGAGAAGGAGGCCATGCTGTGGATGCAGCAGTGGCTGCAGCTCTTTGCTTGGGAGTTGTTAGTCCGGCGTCTAGTGGCATAGGTGGAGGTGCATTCATGCTAATAAGAACAGCAGATGGAAAGGCTCAAGCCTTTGATATGAGAGAAACTGCTCCCAAGAAAGCCTCTGAG AATATGTACGCAGGAAATGCTGCTCTAAAAGCTAGCGGAGTTCTTTCAATAGGAGTTCCAGGAGAAATTGCTGGTCTTTACAAAGCGTGGAAGCAATATGGAAAGCTTTCATGGAGAAGGCTTGTGAGGCCAGCTGCACATCTAGCTCATAGCGGTTTCAAGATTTCACCATATCTTCACATGCAAATGTCCAAAAGTGAATCAGATATTATGTCCGACAAGGGACTTGGCGACTTGTTCACATCAAATGGCAGCCTTTTGCAGATAGGAGATATATGTTATAACAAACAGCTAGCGAAAACACTTAGAGCGCTTTCCGCATTTGGAATTAGGCCATTTTACAATGGATCTATTGGGGTTAAATTGatcaaagatataacaaaatccgGAGGCATATTAACAATGAAAGACTTGCAGCAGTATCAAGTTAGAATAAGAGAACCTATCTCTGCAGATGTCATGGGATTTAAGATACTTGGTATGCCACCTCCTTCAGCAGGAGGTGCTTCAATGGTGCTA ATACTGAACATTCTTGCACAATATGGAATTCCCATGGAAGGTCCAAGCTCCCTTCTAATTCATCGACAAATCGAAGCGCTGAAACATGCATTTGCACTGAGGATGAACCTCGGCGATCCAGATTTCATTAACATTAAAAGCGTCATAGACGATATGCTGTCAACTGAATTTGCAaaacagttgaagaaaaccatataTGACAACATGACTTTCAGTCCCAATCACTATGGTGGCAA GTGGAATCAAATCCATGATCATGGTACCAGCCACATGTCCATTGTGGACAGTGATCGAAATGCTGTTTCGATGACTAGTACCGTAAATGCTTACTTTGGTGCAAAATATCTATCACCAAGTACAGGGATAGTTCTTAATAATGAAATGGATGACTTCTCGATTCCTGAAAAACGTTCCGAAAATGTTCCACCACCAGCACCTGCAAATTTTATCCGTCCGGGCAAAAGGCCATTGTCATCAATGACACCTACTATTTTTCTCAAG GGTGAACAACTAAGAGCGGTTATTGGTGCAAGTGGAGGAGCAATGATTATTGCTGGTACAACTGAGGTTTTTCTGAATCACTTTGCAAGGGGAATGGATCCCTTCTCTTCTGTAATGGCTCCAAGATCTTACCATCAG GTGACCACATTGAAATTCCAGCAACAACAAGGGCTGCTCTTCAAAAGAAAGGCCATGTACTGCAAAGTATCGCCGGAGGGACAATTTGTCAGTTTGTTGTTCAAGAATTCAAGTCATCAAAGTTGGGGGAGCTTGTAG
- the LOC107789318 gene encoding glutathione hydrolase 1 isoform X1, whose translation MVNGNVRALLLSKWPCSGFLLLLAFLLLSTRTSTSLAYDRREIIKARHGAVATDDGRCSTIGRDVLREGGHAVDAAVAAALCLGVVSPASSGIGGGAFMLIRTADGKAQAFDMRETAPKKASENMYAGNAALKASGVLSIGVPGEIAGLYKAWKQYGKLSWRRLVRPAAHLAHSGFKISPYLHMQMSKSESDIMSDKGLGDLFTSNGSLLQIGDICYNKQLAKTLRALSAFGIRPFYNGSIGVKLIKDITKSGGILTMKDLQQYQVRIREPISADVMGFKILGMPPPSAGGASMVLILNILAQYGIPMEGPSSLLIHRQIEALKHAFALRMNLGDPDFINIKSVIDDMLSTEFAKQLKKTIYDNMTFSPNHYGGKWNQIHDHGTSHMSIVDSDRNAVSMTSTVNAYFGAKYLSPSTGIVLNNEMDDFSIPEKRSENVPPPAPANFIRPGKRPLSSMTPTIFLKGEQLRAVIGASGGAMIIAGTTEVFLNHFARGMDPFSSVMAPRSYHQLIPNVLQYENWTIVTGDHIEIPATTRAALQKKGHVLQSIAGGTICQFVVQEFKSSKLGELVAVSDPRKGGFPSGF comes from the exons ATGGTAAATGGTAATGTTAGAG CTTTGTTGTTGTCAAAGTGGCCTTGCTCTGGATTTCTGCTTCTTTTGgcatttctattgttgagcacaAGAACAAGTACTAGTTTAGCATATGATAGACGCGAGATAATAAAGGCGCGCCATGGAGCTGTTGCCACTGATGATGGACGATGCTCGACGATTGGAAGAGATGTTCTACGAGAAGGAGGCCATGCTGTGGATGCAGCAGTGGCTGCAGCTCTTTGCTTGGGAGTTGTTAGTCCGGCGTCTAGTGGCATAGGTGGAGGTGCATTCATGCTAATAAGAACAGCAGATGGAAAGGCTCAAGCCTTTGATATGAGAGAAACTGCTCCCAAGAAAGCCTCTGAG AATATGTACGCAGGAAATGCTGCTCTAAAAGCTAGCGGAGTTCTTTCAATAGGAGTTCCAGGAGAAATTGCTGGTCTTTACAAAGCGTGGAAGCAATATGGAAAGCTTTCATGGAGAAGGCTTGTGAGGCCAGCTGCACATCTAGCTCATAGCGGTTTCAAGATTTCACCATATCTTCACATGCAAATGTCCAAAAGTGAATCAGATATTATGTCCGACAAGGGACTTGGCGACTTGTTCACATCAAATGGCAGCCTTTTGCAGATAGGAGATATATGTTATAACAAACAGCTAGCGAAAACACTTAGAGCGCTTTCCGCATTTGGAATTAGGCCATTTTACAATGGATCTATTGGGGTTAAATTGatcaaagatataacaaaatccgGAGGCATATTAACAATGAAAGACTTGCAGCAGTATCAAGTTAGAATAAGAGAACCTATCTCTGCAGATGTCATGGGATTTAAGATACTTGGTATGCCACCTCCTTCAGCAGGAGGTGCTTCAATGGTGCTA ATACTGAACATTCTTGCACAATATGGAATTCCCATGGAAGGTCCAAGCTCCCTTCTAATTCATCGACAAATCGAAGCGCTGAAACATGCATTTGCACTGAGGATGAACCTCGGCGATCCAGATTTCATTAACATTAAAAGCGTCATAGACGATATGCTGTCAACTGAATTTGCAaaacagttgaagaaaaccatataTGACAACATGACTTTCAGTCCCAATCACTATGGTGGCAA GTGGAATCAAATCCATGATCATGGTACCAGCCACATGTCCATTGTGGACAGTGATCGAAATGCTGTTTCGATGACTAGTACCGTAAATGCTTACTTTGGTGCAAAATATCTATCACCAAGTACAGGGATAGTTCTTAATAATGAAATGGATGACTTCTCGATTCCTGAAAAACGTTCCGAAAATGTTCCACCACCAGCACCTGCAAATTTTATCCGTCCGGGCAAAAGGCCATTGTCATCAATGACACCTACTATTTTTCTCAAG GGTGAACAACTAAGAGCGGTTATTGGTGCAAGTGGAGGAGCAATGATTATTGCTGGTACAACTGAGGTTTTTCTGAATCACTTTGCAAGGGGAATGGATCCCTTCTCTTCTGTAATGGCTCCAAGATCTTACCATCAG TTGATTCCGAATGTACTACAATATGAGAATTGGACAATTGTGACAGGTGACCACATTGAAATTCCAGCAACAACAAGGGCTGCTCTTCAAAAGAAAGGCCATGTACTGCAAAGTATCGCCGGAGGGACAATTTGTCAGTTTGTTGTTCAAGAATTCAAGTCATCAAAGTTGGGGGAGCTTGTAGCTGTAAGTGATCCAAGGAAGGGCGGATTTCCCTCTGGTTTTTAG